The Etheostoma spectabile isolate EspeVRDwgs_2016 chromosome 1, UIUC_Espe_1.0, whole genome shotgun sequence genome has a segment encoding these proteins:
- the tubgcp4 gene encoding gamma-tubulin complex component 4, with product MIHELLLALSGYPGTIFTWNKRTGLQVSQDLPFLHPSETSVLNRLSKLGSDYMRFTEFIEQHTGHVHQQEHHTNQPNQTGLHGIYLRAFCTGLDSILQPYRQALLDLEQEFLGDPHLTISHVNYKLDQFQLLFPSVMVVVESIKSQKIHGCQILETVYKHSCGGLPPVRMALEKILAVCHGVMYKQLAAWMLHGLLLDQSEEFFVKQGPSAGGAAANQEEEEEDLGLGGLSGKQLRELQDLRLIEEENMLAPSLQQFSLRTEMLPSYIPIRVAEKILFVGESVQMFENHNHSPSRAGSILKHQEDMFAAELHRLKQQPLFSLVDFENLIDRIRSTVAEHLWTLMVEESDLLEQLKIIKDFYLLGRGELYQVFIDLAQQMLKTPPTAVTEHDVNVAFQQAAHKVLLDDDNLLPLLHLTVDYQGKDKDATGARDGATPPQDTSPREVPPTGWAALGLTYKVQWPLHILFTPAILEKYNVVFRYLLSVRRVQSQLQHCWALQMQRKHLKSSQTDAVKWRLRNHMAFLIDNLQYYLQVDVLESQFSQLLQLINSTRDFESIRLAHDHFLSNLLAQSFILLKPVFHCLNEILELCQAFCSLVSQSVMSLDERGTAQLDILVKGFRRQSSLLFKILSSVRNHQINSDLAQLLLRLDYNKYYTQAGGTLGSI from the exons GTGTCCCAGGACCTTCCCTTCCTTCACCCCAGTGAGACCAGTGTCCTCAACCGGCTCTCTAAACTGGGCTCCGATTACATGCGCTTTACAGAGTTCAtagaacaacacacaggccatgTGCATCAACAA GAACATCATACGAACCAGCCTAACCAGACGGGACTTCATGGAATTTACTTACGGGCTTTCTGCACAGGGCTGGACTCTATACTGCAGCCGTACAGACAGGCCCTGCTGGACCTTGAACAAGAG tttctTGGAGATCCACATCTGACAATATCTCATGTGAATTACAAGCTCGATCAG TTCCAGTTGCTGTTTCCTTCTGTGATGGTGGTTGTAGAGTCAATAAAATCACAGAAG ATCCATGGCTGTCAGATCCTGGAGACGGTGTACAAGCACAGCTGTGGGGGGCTTCCTCCTGTACGCATGGCCTTGGAAAA GATCCTTGCTGTGTGCCATGGTGTGATGTACAAGCAGCTCGCAGCTTGGATGCTGCACGGATTGCTGCTGGACCAAAGCGAGGAGTTTTTTGTGAAGCAGGGGCCCAGTGCAGGAGGAGCTGCTGCaaaccaggaggaggaggaggaggacctgGGGCTGGGAGGCTTGAGCGGGAAACAGCTCAGAGAACTACAGGACCTG AGGCTGATCGAGGAGGAGAACATGCTGGCCCCGTCTCTGCAGCAGTTCTCGCTGCGGACGGAGATGCTTCCTTCTTACATTCCCATCAGAGTGGCTGAGAAGATCCTCTTTGTTGGAGAGTCTGTCCAGATGTTTGAAAATCACAACCACAGCCCATCTAGAGCTG gCTCCATCCTGAAGCACCAGGAGGACATGTTTGCTGCCGAGCTGCACAGACTCAAACAGCAGCCTCTATTTAGCCTGGTGGATTTTGAAAATTTGATTGATCGCATCAGGAGCACCGTGGCAGAG CATCTTTGGACGTTAATGGTGGAGGAGTCAGATCTGCTCGAACAGCTCAAG ATTATTAAGGACTTCTACTTGCTGGGTCGTGGCGAGCTCTACCAGGTTTTTATTGACCTCGCGCAGCAGATGCTGAAGACGCCTCCAACAGCCGTCACTGAGCACG ATGTGAATGTGGCCTTCCAGCAGGCGGCTCATAAGGTGCTCCTGGACGACGACAACCTCCTGCCTTTGCTGCACCTCACTGTAGACTACCAGGGCAAAGACAAAG acGCGACAGGTGCCAGAGATGGAGCCACTCCTCCACAAGACACTTCCCCTCGTGAGGTCCCTCCCACAGGTTGGGCGGCTCTCGGTCTCACCTACAAGGTCCAGTGGCCACTGCACATCCTCTTCACTCCCGCCATCTTGGAGAA GTACAACGTTGTGTTCAGGTACCTGCTGAGTGTGCGGCGGGTGCAGTCGCAGCTGCAGCACTGCTGGGCTCTACAGATGCAGAGGAAGCACCTCAAGTCCAGCCAGACAGACGCTGTTAAATGGCGACTACGCAACCACATGGCGTTCCTGATCGACAACCTGCAGTACTACTTGCAG GTGGACGTGCTGGAGTCTCAGTTCTCTCAGCTGCTTCAGCTGATCAACTCCACCAGAGACTTTGAGAGCATCCGACTGGCCCACGACCACTTCCTCAGCAACCTGCTCGCCCAGTCCTTCATCCTCCTGAAGCCG GTattccactgtctgaatgagATCCTGGAGCTGTGTCAAGCCTTCTGCTCACTGGTCAGTCAGAGTGTGATGTCACTGGACGAGAGGGGAACTGCTCAGCTGGATATCCTGGTCAAG GGCTTTAGACGGCAGTCCTCCTTGCTGTTTAAAATCCTTTCAAGTGTGAGGAACCATCAGATAAACTCTGATCTGGCTCAGCTGTTACTGCGACTGGACTACAACAAATACTACACCCAGGCTGGAGGCACTCTGGGCAG TATTTAA